The Aureispira anguillae genome contains a region encoding:
- a CDS encoding STM4011 family radical SAM protein has product MKWSILYRGPLSSCNYGCSYCPFAKTKNTRSELADDAKRLQNFVDWVSSRSEQISILFTPWGEGLIRKYYQEAMTTLSHLPQVQKVSIQTNLSCPTTWMDKVNKEAFALWTTFHPSQISLDKFVGKCQELDDLAIQYSVGFVAFKNELDILEQLRDKIHSSRYVWANAYKRVVDYYTEEEIQRIEQVDPLFRYNTKYHDSFGKSCQAGYRSFTVDGNGDVRSCHFINTVLGNIYKDDVSSILAPRLCSNATCGCHIGYVHLDELKLYDTYADGILERIPSAYRP; this is encoded by the coding sequence ATGAAATGGTCTATTTTATATCGTGGTCCGCTCTCTAGCTGCAACTATGGTTGCTCTTATTGTCCTTTTGCAAAAACTAAAAACACTCGCTCAGAGTTAGCAGATGATGCCAAAAGGTTGCAAAATTTTGTAGATTGGGTAAGCAGCCGTTCAGAACAAATTAGTATTTTATTCACGCCTTGGGGAGAAGGGCTTATTCGCAAATATTACCAAGAGGCAATGACAACGTTAAGCCATCTACCACAGGTTCAAAAAGTTAGCATCCAAACAAACCTTTCTTGTCCCACAACTTGGATGGACAAGGTAAACAAAGAGGCTTTTGCCCTGTGGACGACATTCCATCCTAGCCAAATTAGCTTGGATAAATTCGTTGGCAAATGCCAAGAATTAGATGACTTAGCCATTCAATATAGTGTGGGCTTTGTTGCCTTTAAAAATGAATTGGATATACTAGAACAACTGAGGGATAAAATTCATTCTAGTCGTTACGTTTGGGCCAATGCTTATAAACGAGTAGTAGATTATTATACAGAAGAAGAGATTCAACGAATCGAACAAGTAGATCCCCTTTTTCGATACAACACCAAATACCACGATAGTTTTGGAAAATCTTGTCAAGCAGGATACCGTTCTTTCACGGTGGATGGTAATGGAGATGTTCGTAGCTGCCATTTTATCAATACGGTCTTGGGAAATATTTATAAAGATGATGTTTCTTCCATTTTAGCCCCTCGTCTATGCAGCAATGCTACTTGTGGTTGCCATATTGGTTATGTACATTTGGATGAATTGAAGTTATACGATACTTATGCTGATGGAATTCTAGAACGAATTCCATCAGCCTATAGACCCTAG
- a CDS encoding co-chaperone GroES, translating into MRPINDRVLVKPAAAEETTKGGIIIPDTAKEKPQRGTVIAVGPGKEDRAMTVKIDDVVLYGKYSGQEVSHNGEDFLIMKEDDILLILD; encoded by the coding sequence ATGAGACCAATTAATGATAGAGTCTTGGTAAAACCTGCAGCTGCAGAAGAAACAACTAAAGGTGGTATCATTATACCAGACACAGCTAAAGAGAAGCCACAACGTGGAACAGTTATAGCTGTTGGTCCTGGTAAAGAAGACAGAGCCATGACGGTAAAGATAGATGATGTAGTTTTGTATGGTAAATATTCAGGTCAAGAAGTATCTCACAATGGAGAAGATTTCTTGATTATGAAAGAAGACGATATTCTTCTCATTTTGGACTAA
- a CDS encoding STM4012 family radical SAM protein: MTKLKSIISDNYFQGYSYSYPHKSTYRPLKEARSLKEVWANENKERLFLYLHIPFCEMRCGFCNLFTMANPKTTHESPFIQALERQAIQVKEALGASNFNRLAIGGGTPTFLSLPDLERLFFIINDIMGAKTSAIPSSIEMSPKTASKEKLALLKAQGISRASIGVQSFLLEETKALGRPQTTAEVVKALKIIRNSGIPEMNIDLIYGMAGQNKQSWQYSLEQSIAFQPEEIFLYPLYVRPLTGLGLKEKEWNDHRLNLYRFGRDFLLSQGYEQVTLRIFRNKKAAKMPAPPYNSPEDGMVGLGVGARSYTKNFHYSSEYAVGRKGVKNIIHDYNQQTKEQFQSVIYGTYLSLEEQKRRYIIKSLLEGAYLDFKAYYNFFGSLPLEDVPELEELYSLDLAPKAAHQLQLNAAGLELSDVIGPWLYSNSVKEMMQKFELI; this comes from the coding sequence ATGACCAAATTAAAATCAATCATAAGCGATAATTATTTTCAAGGATATTCCTATTCTTACCCTCACAAATCAACTTATCGCCCCCTAAAAGAAGCTCGATCCCTAAAAGAAGTATGGGCCAATGAAAATAAAGAGCGACTCTTCCTTTATCTGCATATTCCCTTTTGTGAAATGCGCTGTGGTTTCTGCAATTTATTTACCATGGCAAACCCTAAAACAACGCATGAAAGTCCTTTTATTCAAGCTTTAGAACGCCAAGCCATTCAAGTAAAAGAGGCTCTTGGGGCATCTAATTTTAACCGCTTGGCAATTGGTGGTGGAACGCCCACCTTTTTAAGCCTTCCTGATTTAGAGCGCCTATTTTTTATTATTAACGACATTATGGGGGCAAAAACTTCAGCCATCCCTTCTTCTATTGAGATGTCTCCCAAAACCGCTAGCAAAGAAAAATTAGCCTTGCTCAAAGCCCAAGGAATTTCTAGAGCTAGTATTGGTGTTCAAAGTTTTTTGCTGGAAGAAACCAAAGCTTTGGGGCGACCACAAACTACTGCCGAAGTTGTAAAAGCATTAAAAATTATCCGAAATTCTGGCATCCCTGAAATGAACATTGACTTAATCTATGGAATGGCAGGACAAAACAAACAATCTTGGCAATATTCCTTAGAGCAAAGCATTGCATTTCAGCCCGAAGAAATCTTTTTATATCCACTTTATGTTCGCCCTTTAACAGGGCTGGGGCTAAAAGAAAAAGAATGGAATGACCATCGCTTAAATTTATACCGCTTTGGTCGAGATTTTTTACTAAGTCAAGGATATGAACAAGTGACCTTACGCATTTTTAGAAATAAAAAAGCCGCCAAGATGCCAGCTCCTCCTTATAATAGTCCAGAAGATGGTATGGTTGGTCTAGGAGTAGGAGCCCGTTCTTATACCAAAAATTTTCATTATAGCTCAGAATATGCTGTTGGTCGCAAAGGAGTCAAAAATATCATACACGATTATAATCAGCAAACCAAAGAACAATTTCAATCGGTTATCTATGGCACTTATCTCTCGTTAGAAGAACAAAAACGCCGTTATATCATTAAGTCACTTCTAGAAGGAGCATATTTAGATTTTAAAGCCTATTACAATTTTTTTGGCAGCCTCCCTCTAGAGGATGTACCTGAATTGGAAGAATTATACAGCCTTGATTTAGCTCCAAAAGCAGCCCATCAATTACAACTTAATGCAGCAGGATTGGAACTATCAGATGTTATTGGTCCTTGGCTGTACTCTAATTCCGTAAAAGAAATGATGCAAAAATTTGAACTGATTTAA
- the groL gene encoding chaperonin GroEL (60 kDa chaperone family; promotes refolding of misfolded polypeptides especially under stressful conditions; forms two stacked rings of heptamers to form a barrel-shaped 14mer; ends can be capped by GroES; misfolded proteins enter the barrel where they are refolded when GroES binds), whose protein sequence is MAKNISFSTDARNKLQEGVNALADAVKVTLGPKGRNVVLQKSFGAPHITKDGVSVAKEVELEDPIANMGAQMVKEVAAKTADLAGDGTTTATVLAQSIVNAGLKSVAAGANPMDLKRGIDKAVNKVITHLKETSEIIGSDFEKIKQVASISANGDAEIGTLIADAMEAVTINGVITVEEAKGRETYVEKVIGMQFDRGYLSPYFVTNPESMEAEFENPFILIHDKKISNIQSIVPVLEKAHGAGRPLLIIAEDVESQALSTLVVNRLRLGLKVAAVKAPGFGDRRKAMLQDIAILTGGTLIAEETGHSLEAVELEHLGSCERVTIDKDNTIIVNGVGAKENVSARISEITNQIKNTTSDYDREKLQERLAKLSGGVAVLYVGASTEVEMKEKKDRVDDALHATRAAVEEGIVAGGGVALVRAIDALESFEGLNDDENTGINIVRISLELPLRTIVNNAGLEGSVVVMKVREGEGPFGFNARTETFEDLKAAGVIDPTKVSRVALENAGSIASMILTTECVINDIPSEDAPAGMPGGMPGGMPGMM, encoded by the coding sequence ATGGCTAAAAATATTAGCTTCAGCACAGATGCTCGCAACAAATTACAAGAAGGTGTTAATGCCCTTGCAGATGCCGTAAAAGTAACGTTAGGACCTAAAGGACGTAATGTTGTTCTTCAAAAAAGTTTTGGTGCTCCTCACATCACTAAAGATGGTGTTTCTGTTGCCAAAGAAGTAGAATTGGAAGATCCTATCGCTAACATGGGAGCTCAAATGGTAAAAGAAGTAGCTGCCAAAACTGCTGACCTAGCAGGAGATGGTACAACTACAGCTACCGTTCTTGCACAATCTATCGTAAACGCTGGTCTTAAAAGCGTTGCTGCTGGAGCCAATCCAATGGATTTGAAACGTGGAATTGACAAAGCAGTTAATAAAGTTATTACACACCTAAAAGAAACTTCTGAAATCATTGGTAGTGATTTTGAAAAAATCAAACAAGTAGCTTCTATTTCGGCTAATGGTGATGCTGAGATTGGTACTTTGATTGCTGATGCAATGGAGGCTGTAACCATCAATGGTGTTATCACCGTAGAAGAGGCAAAAGGACGTGAAACTTATGTTGAAAAAGTAATTGGTATGCAATTCGACAGAGGTTATTTATCTCCTTACTTTGTTACCAACCCTGAGTCAATGGAGGCAGAATTCGAAAATCCATTTATTCTAATCCACGACAAAAAAATCTCAAACATCCAATCTATTGTACCTGTTCTTGAGAAAGCACACGGTGCAGGTCGTCCATTATTGATCATTGCTGAAGATGTAGAAAGTCAAGCATTGAGTACTTTGGTGGTTAACCGTCTTCGTTTAGGATTGAAAGTAGCTGCTGTTAAAGCTCCTGGTTTTGGAGATCGTCGTAAAGCAATGCTTCAAGATATTGCTATCCTAACAGGTGGTACTCTAATTGCTGAAGAAACAGGACATAGCTTAGAAGCAGTTGAGCTAGAGCACTTGGGAAGCTGTGAGCGTGTAACCATTGACAAAGACAATACGATTATCGTTAATGGTGTAGGTGCAAAAGAAAATGTATCGGCTCGTATTTCTGAGATTACCAACCAAATCAAAAATACAACTTCTGATTACGATAGAGAAAAACTTCAAGAGCGTTTGGCTAAATTATCAGGTGGTGTTGCTGTTCTTTATGTAGGTGCTTCTACTGAAGTTGAAATGAAAGAGAAAAAAGACCGTGTTGATGATGCGTTGCATGCTACTCGTGCTGCTGTAGAAGAAGGTATTGTTGCAGGTGGTGGTGTGGCATTGGTTCGTGCTATTGATGCACTAGAAAGCTTTGAAGGGCTTAACGATGATGAAAACACAGGTATTAATATTGTACGTATTTCATTAGAATTGCCATTGCGTACCATCGTTAACAATGCTGGACTAGAAGGTTCTGTTGTAGTAATGAAAGTACGTGAAGGCGAAGGTCCTTTCGGATTCAATGCTCGTACAGAAACTTTTGAAGATTTAAAAGCTGCTGGTGTTATTGATCCTACTAAAGTTTCTCGTGTAGCACTTGAAAATGCAGGTTCTATTGCTAGTATGATCTTGACTACCGAATGTGTAATCAATGATATTCCTTCTGAAGATGCTCCTGCAGGAATGCCTGGTGGAATGCCTGGTGGAATGCCTGGAATGATGTAA
- a CDS encoding HAD family hydrolase, whose translation MFTGITTIFFDLDNTLINRDAAFLACLEHFFGENMPDYYFGNEQFEIEKKDQHGYTTRAHFCEWFIHHYQPKGWDETNFWNYIKTNISNFVPPISIQLKAKLLHLQKNYKIGILTNGSIINQSRKIRQAKLDAIVPTEAIYIAQQFQLSKPNKRLFELILEQEGISANQMLYIGDDPVNDVLGAAQVGIQTAWVSHKRAWTSSIKPDFILENIFHLPI comes from the coding sequence ATGTTTACTGGAATAACAACTATTTTTTTTGATTTAGACAATACTTTAATTAATAGAGATGCTGCCTTTTTAGCTTGTTTGGAACATTTTTTTGGCGAAAATATGCCAGATTACTATTTTGGAAATGAACAGTTTGAAATTGAAAAAAAAGATCAACATGGTTATACCACTAGAGCTCATTTTTGCGAATGGTTTATCCATCACTATCAACCCAAAGGGTGGGATGAAACAAATTTTTGGAATTATATCAAAACCAATATCAGTAATTTTGTGCCTCCTATTTCTATTCAACTAAAAGCTAAATTATTGCACTTACAAAAAAATTATAAAATAGGCATTTTGACCAATGGTTCGATCATCAACCAAAGTCGTAAAATTCGTCAAGCAAAACTCGATGCCATTGTTCCAACAGAAGCCATTTATATCGCTCAACAATTTCAACTCTCCAAACCCAACAAACGATTATTTGAGCTCATACTGGAACAAGAAGGAATTTCAGCTAACCAAATGCTTTATATTGGAGATGACCCTGTTAATGATGTTTTAGGAGCTGCTCAGGTTGGCATTCAAACAGCTTGGGTTAGCCACAAAAGGGCTTGGACATCCAGTATCAAACCCGACTTTATCTTAGAGAATATTTTTCATTTACCCATCTAA
- a CDS encoding STM4013/SEN3800 family hydrolase, which yields MSYNMNEIVAQSDVVFITLDTLRYDVAQQLWEAGKLPNFSKWLSPQGWEKRHSPGSFTYAAHHAFFAGFLPTPIVAAKHPRLFATRFAGSETAVQDTCIFDAATIVEGFQQKGFKTICIGGVGFFNQQTPLSKVFPSFFEESYWTPSFGVTEKNSTQYQLEKAAELLAANPDPVFLFINISALHQPNCFYLENAVEDTIESHAAALEYVDRQLPILMQALNQRQQTFVICCADHGTTYGEDGYTGHRIGHPNVWTVPYLEVLVKQ from the coding sequence ATGTCTTATAATATGAATGAAATTGTTGCCCAAAGTGATGTTGTTTTTATCACCTTAGATACCTTGCGATATGATGTAGCTCAGCAACTTTGGGAAGCAGGTAAACTCCCTAATTTTTCGAAGTGGCTTTCTCCTCAAGGCTGGGAAAAACGCCATAGCCCAGGAAGTTTTACCTACGCTGCCCATCATGCCTTTTTTGCAGGCTTTTTGCCAACGCCCATTGTAGCTGCTAAGCATCCTAGGTTGTTTGCCACCCGATTTGCAGGCAGCGAAACTGCTGTTCAAGATACTTGTATCTTTGATGCGGCTACCATTGTGGAGGGATTTCAACAAAAAGGATTTAAAACCATTTGTATTGGTGGAGTGGGATTTTTCAACCAACAAACTCCTTTGAGTAAAGTTTTTCCTTCTTTTTTTGAAGAAAGTTATTGGACGCCATCTTTTGGCGTTACAGAAAAAAATTCTACCCAATACCAATTAGAAAAAGCAGCTGAATTATTAGCCGCAAACCCAGATCCTGTGTTTTTATTTATTAATATCTCTGCTTTGCATCAACCCAATTGCTTTTATTTAGAAAATGCTGTAGAAGATACGATCGAAAGCCATGCTGCTGCCTTGGAATATGTTGACCGCCAACTTCCAATTCTTATGCAGGCACTAAATCAACGCCAACAAACTTTTGTCATTTGTTGTGCCGATCATGGAACAACTTATGGGGAGGATGGCTATACAGGGCATCGCATTGGTCATCCCAATGTTTGGACAGTTCCTTATTTAGAAGTGCTCGTAAAACAATAG
- a CDS encoding N-acetylmuramidase domain-containing protein codes for MDFSKKVIELRKAIRQFMQVHNNPHDTSKFNEIADQLNSLDQTLKGGRDVTPTPNNKIDASVGEKGTNKVDDVKVVQQLLNNHGASLKVDGDAGPSTIKAIKAFQAKLGTKNPDGRVDPNGFTWGHLTASSSNTTDNSSTTPTTNDTTPTTQTINKSVGKNGDNNVDDVKVVQQLLNDHGASLTVDGDAGPSTIKAIKAFQAKLGTKNPDGRVDPNGFTWGHLTQKAVKKNQETAKPTEKSNTTEETSSRSPETSTSSEETSSTSVTTTNIKGSVGKNGDNNIDDVKVVQQLLNNHGASLKVDGDAGPSTIKAIKNFQSIIGLPDFSGLIEPNSFTWEKLNKDKDDHRLDQQTVSTGDEPIPEELSVTSKITKSVGHKGANLPEDVLLVHKLLIKFNLKLEESSTVTVRLISAIKRFQKEYVGSRNPDGRIDPNGKTWNTLLGIGRIRGGIYKVAKKFDIEPAVILAIQAVESGGNGFLADGRPKILFEGHIFWRELKKAGKDPAALRPGNENIIYSKWTKANYKFGVKEYDRLALAEKIDKIAALKSASWGEFQIMGFNHASAGYSDVESFVEAMYKPGANQLGGLMGFLKDNNLLRHVRGESKNWAALAKGYNGPAYAENKYDIKLERAYERFSKILL; via the coding sequence ATGGATTTCTCTAAAAAAGTCATTGAACTTAGAAAGGCAATTCGCCAATTTATGCAAGTTCACAACAACCCCCATGACACCTCTAAATTCAATGAAATTGCTGATCAATTAAATAGCCTTGATCAAACCCTAAAAGGAGGAAGAGACGTTACCCCAACTCCAAACAATAAGATAGATGCTTCTGTTGGTGAAAAAGGAACGAATAAAGTTGATGATGTAAAAGTTGTTCAACAATTGCTCAACAACCATGGAGCTTCTCTAAAAGTCGATGGTGATGCTGGGCCTTCTACCATCAAAGCTATCAAAGCTTTTCAAGCTAAGCTCGGCACTAAAAATCCTGATGGGCGTGTTGATCCCAATGGCTTTACTTGGGGACATCTAACCGCTTCATCCTCCAATACAACAGATAACTCCTCTACTACTCCAACAACAAATGATACGACTCCTACTACTCAAACCATTAATAAATCCGTTGGCAAAAATGGAGACAACAATGTTGACGATGTAAAAGTCGTTCAACAATTGCTCAACGACCATGGAGCCTCTCTAACTGTTGATGGAGATGCTGGTCCTTCTACCATCAAAGCCATCAAAGCTTTTCAAGCTAAACTCGGCACTAAAAATCCTGATGGACGTGTTGATCCCAATGGCTTTACTTGGGGACATTTAACCCAAAAAGCGGTTAAGAAAAACCAAGAAACCGCTAAACCTACTGAAAAGTCAAACACTACTGAAGAAACGTCTTCTAGAAGTCCCGAAACTTCTACTTCTTCTGAAGAAACGTCTTCTACCTCTGTCACTACAACTAACATTAAAGGTAGTGTTGGAAAAAATGGAGACAATAATATTGATGATGTAAAAGTTGTTCAACAATTGCTCAACAACCATGGAGCTTCTCTAAAAGTCGATGGTGATGCTGGTCCTTCTACCATCAAAGCCATCAAAAATTTCCAAAGTATTATTGGGCTTCCTGACTTCAGTGGTCTCATCGAACCGAATAGCTTTACTTGGGAAAAACTGAATAAAGACAAAGATGATCATAGATTAGATCAACAAACGGTCAGTACAGGTGACGAACCTATTCCTGAGGAATTAAGTGTTACTAGTAAAATTACAAAATCAGTTGGGCACAAGGGGGCTAATCTTCCTGAAGATGTGCTTCTTGTTCATAAATTGCTAATCAAATTTAATTTAAAATTAGAGGAAAGCTCTACTGTAACTGTCCGTCTAATAAGCGCCATTAAAAGGTTCCAAAAAGAGTATGTAGGGTCACGAAACCCTGATGGGCGTATCGATCCTAATGGAAAAACTTGGAATACTTTACTCGGAATTGGTCGTATCAGAGGAGGAATATATAAAGTTGCCAAAAAATTTGATATTGAACCTGCTGTTATTTTGGCTATTCAAGCTGTCGAATCAGGTGGAAATGGTTTCTTAGCAGATGGTCGTCCAAAGATTTTATTTGAAGGGCACATCTTCTGGCGAGAACTTAAAAAGGCGGGCAAAGATCCCGCTGCTCTGCGCCCTGGAAACGAGAACATCATTTACTCTAAATGGACAAAAGCCAATTATAAATTTGGTGTCAAAGAGTATGATCGCCTAGCATTGGCTGAAAAAATTGATAAAATTGCTGCTTTAAAATCAGCGTCTTGGGGAGAGTTCCAAATCATGGGCTTTAATCATGCTAGTGCAGGCTATTCTGATGTAGAATCTTTTGTAGAGGCCATGTATAAACCTGGCGCTAATCAACTAGGTGGTTTAATGGGTTTTCTAAAAGACAACAACCTGCTTAGACATGTACGAGGAGAGTCCAAAAACTGGGCTGCATTAGCCAAGGGCTACAATGGTCCTGCTTATGCTGAAAATAAATATGATATTAAGCTTGAACGAGCTTATGAACGATTCTCTAAAATTCTTTTGTAG
- a CDS encoding leucine-rich repeat domain-containing protein: MTEDFKQEKESLFALVATGDENNVDIAIEIMKGNSALREALIEEGHHLVEQNWASRTIRGLMRAAEVFNELYQQLKTRYAFFLILESKSYRQVKENKIQQLLNALLRATDNLSNARIYHNYSAWDLSKLEQEILGTIPLKSLNLEEEYLNVLPEWVGYLTQLEELRLKKNLLKQLPSSITNLIHLTKLDLEHNLLEVLPENIGCLTKLDCLELSRNNLTHLPESMGMLERLTRLNLEYNQLERLPLSIAQMQQLTQLDLSDNQLTQLPENIDAFQCLIELDVRNNQLQKLPDALQNLVTLQVLRLSNNQLTDLPQWVSELQELKKLYLSNNQLATLPLVISNLPKLKRLYLHNNQLTTLPTDIGKLSALNYIDLDENEIQSLPDSLGDLLELKEIRLFNNPIQKLPKVLKQLPKFKEIMLGETPIGIAHGVEVVRGREQVLELLEKV, translated from the coding sequence TTGACAGAGGATTTTAAACAAGAAAAAGAAAGCTTATTCGCTTTAGTTGCCACAGGCGATGAAAATAATGTTGACATTGCTATTGAGATCATGAAAGGAAATTCGGCATTGAGGGAAGCATTAATTGAAGAGGGGCATCATTTGGTGGAACAAAATTGGGCTAGCAGGACGATTAGAGGGCTGATGAGAGCAGCAGAAGTATTTAATGAACTCTATCAGCAATTAAAAACACGCTATGCTTTTTTTTTAATATTAGAATCAAAAAGCTATAGACAGGTCAAAGAAAATAAAATCCAGCAACTTTTAAATGCTTTATTAAGAGCAACAGATAATTTATCGAATGCTCGAATATACCACAATTATAGTGCTTGGGATTTATCAAAATTAGAGCAAGAAATTTTAGGAACCATTCCCCTAAAATCACTAAACTTAGAAGAGGAGTATTTGAATGTATTGCCAGAATGGGTTGGTTATCTAACTCAATTGGAGGAGCTTCGATTAAAAAAGAATTTATTAAAACAGTTGCCTTCTAGTATTACAAACCTTATTCATCTAACTAAATTAGATTTAGAACACAATTTACTAGAAGTTTTGCCTGAAAATATTGGTTGTTTGACCAAGTTAGATTGTTTAGAATTAAGCAGAAATAATTTAACCCATCTACCAGAGTCTATGGGAATGCTTGAGCGTTTAACTCGTTTAAATTTAGAATATAACCAGTTGGAACGCCTACCGCTCTCTATTGCTCAAATGCAACAATTAACTCAATTGGATTTGTCTGACAATCAGTTGACCCAATTGCCTGAAAATATTGATGCTTTTCAATGTTTAATAGAGTTAGATGTTCGCAATAACCAACTTCAAAAATTGCCTGATGCGCTCCAAAACCTAGTTACGCTTCAGGTCTTGCGTTTGTCCAATAATCAACTAACCGATTTACCGCAATGGGTGAGCGAACTTCAAGAACTAAAAAAATTATACCTTTCAAACAACCAGTTGGCAACTTTACCCTTGGTCATTAGCAACCTGCCTAAACTCAAACGGCTGTATTTGCACAACAACCAGTTAACTACTTTGCCTACTGATATTGGAAAATTATCGGCTTTAAATTATATTGATTTAGATGAAAATGAGATCCAATCTTTGCCCGATTCATTGGGGGATTTGTTAGAACTAAAGGAAATTCGTTTGTTCAATAACCCCATCCAAAAATTACCAAAAGTTTTGAAGCAATTGCCCAAATTTAAAGAAATCATGTTGGGTGAAACACCGATAGGTATCGCACATGGGGTAGAGGTGGTACGAGGTCGAGAACAAGTACTAGAATTATTGGAAAAGGTCTAG